Below is a genomic region from Culicoides brevitarsis isolate CSIRO-B50_1 chromosome 2, AGI_CSIRO_Cbre_v1, whole genome shotgun sequence.
GGCGAACGTGAGTCTTCGATTATTTCGGACTTTGGTTTCTCCAACGAGGTATCCGGCGACTTCAGCGGAATCATTGGTTGCGTCAAGGGACGCGATGCGATGCTATTTGCCGTCGTAAGGTTCGCGTAAAACGGCGTCTGACTGCTTTCATCGTTAATACTAAAGTCCTCCTGGCTGGATTCGTCTTCGCGGTGTCGTCGTTTCTCCTTGTGATGCTTGTGTTTCTTCTCGCGatcctttttcttcttcttctttttggaCTTTTTGTGCTTCTCGTGAAAGTCCGAGGAATATTCTTGCGGATACATGGGCGAATCGTTGCCGTGTTCCGGCGTCGAGCTGCTTCCCGCAACTTTTAGAATCAATTTTAGTCCATGGGGACGTGAGTCGTAGCCTGAAAGTAGTTTAGTGGGTTATTTGTGAAAAGTATGacaatttttgaggaaattttaccTTCGCCACGTTCTTTGCGTTCGGATTTGTGTTTCTTGTGCTTTTTCGAGCCCATTTTTAGGGGGTTTCActgattttttggcaaattaagGGAATTGTTGtcgtttgttgtttgttttgaacgagacgaatgaaattgaaaacttgaaaaagtGGCAACTCTGTAAAAAATTGAGGCGAATTAAAGTGATAAAGATATTAGGCGTCATTCATTAATGGCGTTGGAAGTTTAGGAGGGGAAGGGgaaggtaaaaaattgtaaattttcattaaaaataattaaatatgcacttatttattattgataataaaaaatttagttccaaataataattttaaattaaataaataattcgattttttttttattttcataatttttagaagatttctctaaataaattcaacattttagaataaaataaaattttcaaatttagatatatttttaaacaattttattttttaaaaataataattgtcataaaaatgaacgttaatttcattaataaatcaataaaaatatgtacgaaaataattcatgtaacaatatttttaaaaagatttttttttttgtatttaaaaaattttccaaaaattaaaaattcaatgtacttttcaaatttttaaattgcattacgttttattttttgaaaaaatttaaacaaaaaaatatgaccaaaaaacggctttttaaaaaattttaattttttttttttttgccccattggttctcagttttgaaattttaaaaaaaaaatctttttaatttggagcggcctaacttacctaattaaaataaagatttattttagaatttttacaattttttttatcattaatttaagtaagatttaaaatttaattaattaatgtaataaaattaatattttaataaaaaaataatatttttaataaaattgtttaaaatattattttttattatattattaataaattactgAAAGGTAAGAAATATAACACAAAGTACTATGTTTTTACAAATACTTTCTattttcattcacattttGATTGAACTTGTATTACAAGACAAAATTGCGTATGTAAtaggcaaaataataaaaggtaATTGTCATGAAAAtctattcaagaattttttttatttataaaatattattgtggTAGTAACGGAATCACTTTGCTTTGAAATACTTGTTAGACATTAAGTTTTAGTATATATTTTGCGATAGTTCAAGTAACAATTTgtctttgaattaaataataaataaaaaaaaattaaaatccggaagtcaaaaatatcttaaaattaatttaaaaaattttcttcaacatgaaaaaaattattttattaaaaaagcctGTGGTAaacttatcaaaatattttaattcaattttttttaatatgaaaaatttattaagaagcCTCAAGAAGAAAAGGAAATAACTTACAAAACACACCTTTGTTCGTATGAAAATGCACCGATCCATCTGAAATTCAATCCATACATTCTGAACGGGTATCGTTCAAAACtcacaataaaattatgtttggaAAGTATCTTTTGGTGGACAAATGAaacggtaaaaaaatatttttttaaaaattaaattcaaatttttaagatttttttttcaaatttagataaatatttggACTCACCTTTTTGGATGCATTTATTTTGCGGTTCTCAGTTACGCAGACATGAAATTTCTCAGCGTTCATGCCGATTTAATGGattatttgataataattggATGTCTTTTCTGTTTTGAGATTTGCTTGATTTCATCGACAATTTATCACACATTTTCCTGTCGATCGTCGAATGTGTACGAATGTTTACTAACATTCGATCTCTTCGGAATTGCTTTGTCattatttgctatttttacgAGTGGAATTTATTATGCATTTTGGACTGAAAacgtaatttctttttaaattaagaaattattttgaattaattttattttatttttttttctttgtaggaAACACGCAACTTTTACATGTGCACTGTTGCAATATTATTCACGATTGCGATGATTGTTCAAATTCCTCGCTTAGacattcataataatattaaaatgttgtcTTTAATTTCATGGGCAGTTTTTGGGATTGTTCCTGCGTTTCATTGGTACCTCAAAATGGGTGGATTTGAAAATAAGATGGTTGAGCTTTTTATTCCTCGGATAATTGGAATTTACATTATTTCTGGTTTAgcttttgttatttatatGGCACGTATTCCAGAACGATGGTTTGCAGGGAAAATGGACTTTTTAGGACATTCGCATAATTTGTGGCATATTTTAGTgctaattacttttaattattggCATAACACAGGtgagttttataattttttttttatcaaataattgaattttatttaattttttttttgtaggagtTATGTATGCTGTTTTTATGTTGGATCGCGGATGCATTGATGATAGAGACAAgtgttatttattaacttaatttctgtatgttaaatgttatttaggccgctccaaatgaaaatcaaaaataaagtccaaaatttttggggcaaaataaaaaaaaaatttgaaatacttttttcatattcaaatttttaactatttttgagtgctaaatatttttaattatctttttttttgcttatttaaaatagatttcatattaaaaataaaaaaaaaatttcataaaaaataactgtcaaaaataaattacgatgccctattttatttaaaagtagaaaatcCATTAgggcaatttatttaaatgaaaagttaaaaatttattcaaaaattacaatttttataatttttcaaaaattaaaaaaaatcaatttttttattttttgttttgaaaataaattttaacttaaattttcttctctaaaaatgtttttcataaattttctgaatttatttttcaaaattatttaacagttattttttattaaattttattcttcaaaaaaaaaataataataagcaaatctcaaagtaaaaaatataaaaaataaatagaaaaaattatttgacgctcaaaaattattaaaacttttatttttattttataaattttggacactatttttgattttcatttggagcggcctaaaatcataaaatatagaaCGGTTTTCGACCTTTATaagaaaacatgtttttttcttgcattttttatgctctttcagaaaaatagattttagaacaaatgaaaaaatttttagccttattaagaaaaactaggtattagctttgaaatcgattaaaaaagaatagaaaattatttttttttatttcagtattataactcatttttatttaaatttttatcaactttagACAACTTTTCTCTCCTAAGATCTGGCATCTTTGGCAATTGAGAAACAATTTCTTCTTGTAACGGATACGCTATATTCATTCGATTCGCCAATCTAAATCCTACCAATGACGGCATAAGGCAAGCGTAGCAATTTTCATGAGCTTCATCGGGTTCTCTCCAAATCATGGGACTTTTGTAAGTACGACGTCTTTTTGCTTTGTTATCAATTAACATGTGATAACATGATCTACAGATTTTGTCGGGGGCATAATCTTTGTCCAATACTGGATGTATTtgatataaattgaaatattccTCTTGAGCTGTGATGGTGAAAGCCCTAAAAGCTCCTTTTGGTGTAAATAATGCACAAACATTGCATAACgattgaagatttttacaaactttcgatttttcttccatttttatgttttgtttcgttttacCTCAACAAAGTACGATATATAACTAATTGATATTTCAagatattttaagattttatactaaaaaagTACAATATGAATCGACTTGAAGGTATTTTGATGACTCATAATTGGTCGTTTCAATGTCAAAACTGGACAAAATTGAGTAATTTCTTTAAAGCTCCtcatttttgtcgattttttttatttaaaatatttttttttaaaatcctttACACAAGCCTCTTATCAactcgaaaataattaataaaaaaattaaaattcttattaattttttatttattatgattatcatTGATTAATTCATATATGCATATAGAATACATTGTAAAAAACTCAgaatatcatatttttattttgaaaaacctTATCTGTCAGACATTTATAGCTTTGACTTTGTATCTTTTCGATCCACGCGACAATAGATGTTTCCCGCCGGATCTGTTGCTGGCAAGAAAATCTCCTCATTTTCGCATTTCTCAACTgctttcgataattttgagaagtcaacattaaaataatgctTATTTGGCATCTCCATTTCGATCCATTGAatcttcaaaagaaaaattatttcaaaaaactatcaaaatttacaaaattctataaaactCACTTGAGGAATGTTATCAAGCACCTCCTTATTGGCCAAAAAAATCGTATGTTGCACACTTGGCGAGTCAACACCATGAATCGGTTCTCCCGCAAAGCAcgtcaaaataatttgctgaataattttCGAGATTTTATCGAAATCCACACCTCCTGTCACATTAAATTGCCATTCGGCACGCACCACAGTGCTGAAAATGCGATCTCTCTGATCCGGCAAGCTGCGAAATTCGTCGTTTATAAAGTTAACAAAGGATGATTTGGTCGTTTTGAGGACTCGTAAGCCGGTGATGCCGCTTTTTATGATGGGTTCGGCATCGCGACTCAACGTAATTTCGCAATTTTTGGTGCATGTGGGCGTATAGACAAAAGCATGATTATGCAGCTGAGCGTACGGACCAGACCCGTAACCGAGACGCTCCCATGGCGACTCTTCAATCCAAATTTTTGCTCGTTTAACGTGACCGTAAGTCGTTAAAAAGTGCTTTGCGAGCAATAATCCAAATTCTTCGGCCGTTTTGATGCCATGCTCCTTTGCCAATACGTAGACAGTGTTCTTTTGGGAGTCGGTAGCGATGATATCTGAGTTGtcacctaaaaaaaaagaaatttttttgattaaaaaaatatttttcaaaaaaaaacgtaccaTGTGTGTAATCTTTTTGACTATTGAGGGATAATTTTGTGCAAACTGTGAGTTCTTTGATGGAGTGAATCGGACCATTTCTGACTACTTCCAATATTTTGACGTTATTTTTCCCGTAATTGTGATCACTGATGATGTATTCCTGGCTAATACTGCTGTTTCCTACATAATTTGTGTCGGTGGGGTCATGAGCCTTTTCCTTTTGCTTAAACATTGTGtttatgttgtttttattgtggaatatttttttgtttctaaaaagtaaacaaaaatagaacaaatgataacttatcaaaaaattatgtattttttgtcatcaataaaatttttggagtaaacaaataataatacgtGACTTGATAGATCTTGTCGAGCCTTCACCTTTGTGACGTTATGCGTTTCGGTGTTTTcttgttattgaaaaaaattccatgattcacaaaaaaaaaattttttttgtggtgtgATCTGAAACAACTTCAGAGCAACGAGCGCCTCGGAAGGGCGCAAAGTGTGTTGACATGATTAGTTTAAACTAGATTTACCTATCAGACTGGAATTATCTTCTCTCAAttacatcatttttaataaaaattgttcatctGGACTTTAAGTGATAGTATTTTTGCGACGTTCGTTTGATGATGATAAGAAGTTCTACTCTCCTCATGCATTGCTAGACATATTCgcgataattatttaatttaattttattttatttatggaatATCATCCTATTTCGCTTAAAGTTCcccttttattgaaaataaaaatagacacttttacttttttcttgcaCTCAATGCACTTGTTCAATGGCGTGAcccaagtatttttttttttgaaattttattttatttttttaattttcaaagaatttttagttttaatattaaattcgtCAATTGATAAGgatcagataaaaaataataaatttttcacatattaatttttaaataattaatttcttaatttatttttcaagcataatattgattgaaaattcattaaaaacaattaaattaatgttttcaagtttactaaaaatttattatttttttaaaaagtttttctaatactaaatttttcataaaaataaaattaaagaaaataaattaaatattattttaataaatatttaaatcacatttattttgaatttaaatttggcGGGAAAgctttatctttttttgttgtaaaatgttttaaaacaatttaattaataattttttcattgaattattttttataaatttaaaaattaataaaaattatttaaaattaattaaattaattaaaattaattaaattaattaaaataaattaaattaattaattcaaaacccttataaatgttttataacattaaattcgctttttattttttttattattaaaataatatttatattgcgcatttaaaaaaaatctaaccggtagttcacaaaaaaaaaatttttttctaaagaaaaggTTAAGTTCAGTAGGCTGAAATCTccgtttgaattaaattaaaaaaatattgaaataatttttatttatcaagcaCACTTGTCTTTGTCTATCTGTCCAAAcagattttatttgttttagatttaaatgcgtttttattacttatttcaaacatttgtctatggatttttttttgtctttatcaCCCTTAGgtcaaaaaaacgaaattttttgttccaaaaatcTTACGGCACGAGATAAGAATGATGCAGTTGCAATTCCAATGtttgttaaacaaaaatttatcaaatcatttttaaccagaaaaaaaaattttttttttgactcaccttttaaaattaattgttgtaAATGAGGTAGTTTACGATGACTCGATTGGTTaacaaaatatcttaaaaagttttaaagttcttgtatttttttttcaaatttttgtaaaaatatcaaaatttctacaacgtaattttttttttaaatctcgaataataaaaaaaatcaaagtcggTTATCACTTCAATTTCTTTGTAATTAGATGTCGagaaaaaatcacacacacttctaatagttttttttttcttttttatttacttgaaCTATATTGCTAGgtgtttaatttatgaatgcgCCTGACATTTCCTTGTATCTCCCTTATATAGGGCCGTTATCAGTTTTGTGCATCTCGCcactttgtcgtcgtcgtcgtcgtagagTGTCGATCTTCGGATGTTCGGAACAAAGtagatttttctcattttatttcaatttctttaagtGTGGTATTGCTCGGAGAACGTGCCAGACAGAAACATCCATTGGACGACGTGCTGATCTTGCTGGAGTTACAATCGCTGAGCACGGGAATGAGTCGTTGcgtgttattatttttcgcgCCACTGTCAACTTGACGAATTTTCAGCATTTCTCGCGAAAGtagttcgttttttattttgatttcatGCAATGAGCGTCGCAAAAGTTCGCATTCGACATATTTGACGCGAACCACTTCATGTAAtttacttttgaataaattcatgTCGGAttgggaattttttatgaactctGTGAGATATTTGCAACGACTTTTTAGTGCTTCGAAATCTTCTTCAGAGCCGTTTTCAGCTTCAATAAAGTCATTCATGATGAAAGAAgaacttttttcctcttgaaCTTGGATGGcactcaattttttcatcatttttttgttatcaattCGTAAAAATTCGTTCTCGCATTTGAGAATTTCGTaggaaatttgtaattttttgaattgttctTCAGTTGTAGAGGATTCGGGTTCGTCATTTGACTCAGAAAGACATTTTTCAGCAAGTTCTGTGGTATGAACAATTCCCATAATGAAGGGAAATTTAGATTTACAGTGaattttgatgcaaatttgacatgaaattattttcagactactttgagtgaaattttaaCGGACAAAGCACGTGATGaatatttagaagaaaaagtgAAGGAACTCGATAAATGAGTTTTCGGGAGATTTTCGAatgaaagtaagaaaaaaaaattttttaagaaaaatttaaaaaaattatcaatttttttcgcaaaattattatattttcgtcaaatttttgaatttttaaatatttttgaattacggaaaaatttcagattttccattttcttcaAGTTTGAACgacttttgattttaaaatgtcaaagaataatttaaaaaataattttttagcttcaaATTAGGTTTTattgaatcaaaatattaaaaatagcagaaaaattgaaaatttttgatgtcatCCTTTAACGTGGATAAGGTCTAATATAACGGGTGTATCGCCCACGAGTCGAAGATCCAGTTATATAACGACTTGTGTTATAACGAGTCGATGTGTATGACCGAGATGGTCTCCTGCTTGACGTTGTATGGGATGACGGTGCCCCAGATGATGGTGACGAGTTCCATGAAGAGCTTGAAATGTATTttccactaaaaaaaaacaaattattttaaagaaaattgcaaaaattttaaaatttaataacttacCGTCCCCTGATGAAACGTCCTCGTGTAAGAATCCGAGAACGTCCCCTTCCACGTTGAATAATTGGCAATTTATTGTATCCCGTGGGGCCTGTGGGTTGTGCTCCATGACTTTCCAACGCCGTAAAGTCATCAACATGTAGCGATGGAGGCCGAGAAGTGTTTGGCGGACGTGAACGGAACAAATCTGAACGACTTTGAGTGCCACGGGGATATCCTCGACCACGAATTGAGGTGACTAGAaagtaaaatttctgaataaatttaaaatttcgtttaaaaaaataatttcttacattttccATAGATGCGTCTGGATGTTTCGGGACGCCCTGTTGCCAAATCGATGTCAACTCTACGTGTGCGATAGCAATGTGCTGCCGTTTGACGATCACGATTCGATTGA
It encodes:
- the LOC134828599 gene encoding progestin and adipoQ receptor family member 3-like translates to MKKIILLKKPVKPQEEKEITYKTHLCSYENAPIHLKFNPYILNGYRSKLTIKLCLESIFWWTNETINIWTHLFGCIYFAVLSYADMKFLSVHADLMDYLIIIGCLFCFEICLISSTIYHTFSCRSSNVYECLLTFDLFGIALSLFAIFTSGIYYAFWTENETRNFYMCTVAILFTIAMIVQIPRLDIHNNIKMLSLISWAVFGIVPAFHWYLKMGGFENKMVELFIPRIIGIYIISGLAFVIYMARIPERWFAGKMDFLGHSHNLWHILVLITFNYWHNTGVMYAVFMLDRGCIDDRDKCYLLT
- the LOC134829555 gene encoding uricase, with translation MFKQKEKAHDPTDTNYVGNSSISQEYIISDHNYGKNNVKILEVVRNGPIHSIKELTVCTKLSLNSQKDYTHGDNSDIIATDSQKNTVYVLAKEHGIKTAEEFGLLLAKHFLTTYGHVKRAKIWIEESPWERLGYGSGPYAQLHNHAFVYTPTCTKNCEITLSRDAEPIIKSGITGLRVLKTTKSSFVNFINDEFRSLPDQRDRIFSTVVRAEWQFNVTGGVDFDKISKIIQQIILTCFAGEPIHGVDSPSVQHTIFLANKEVLDNIPQIQWIEMEMPNKHYFNVDFSKLSKAVEKCENEEIFLPATDPAGNIYCRVDRKDTKSKL